Below is a genomic region from Nitrospiraceae bacterium.
TCGTCCTGGAAAATTCAAAACCACGAACTCTCCGACTCAATAGCAGTTGTTTCTTTTCCTGAGAGGGAAGAAGAAATGAAAAATGGGCCACTTATTCTTCAAAAAACGGGCGTGTCTAGCAGTCGTCTCACTATTAAAAAAGGCAATGGGCAGCGGATTAGTGCCTACCATGACCAACCTATGGAGGAAAATTCAACGGAAGGACCTGTCGTCGTTCTTGCCCCGGGGTATGGGGAAACCAAGCGGGATTATTTAACCTTGGCATATTACTTTGCCAGCAATGGGTTTCATGTCGTGCGCTATGATCATACCAATCATATCGGCGAGAGCGATGGACTGCACTATCAAATATCCCTTTCATCAATGAAGGATGATTTTCAAACTGTGACCCGTTATGTGAGGGCCACTTGGCCGCACGCAGCCATAATCGGTGTGGCTGCCAGCTTAGCTTCGCGAGTCGCTCTCAAAGCCGAGGCTGAATGTCCATCATTATCCCTCCTGATCATGCTCATGAGCATTGTCAATGTCCAACGGTCTGCAGCCACGGTTCATCAGGAAGATCTCTTCGCAGCTTATGGAAATGAGCAGTGCCCTGACTCGGCAAATTTTTTGGGCTTCAATGTGGGCAATCAATTTTTGGGTGATGCCCTTGCCAACAAATTTGTCACGCTTGAGGACACCCTCATTGATGCGGAATCCTTAACCTCCCCTGTCATACTGGTTTCCGCCGAGAAAGATGCCTGGGTCGCTCCCGATGATCTTCATGCGTTTCGGAATGCATTAGGACGACGTCTTGAGCATTGGATGGTGGTGCCAGATGCATTGCATCGTCTACAGGAAAACCCCAAAAGAGCTCGTGAAACCTATCGGCAACTCATTGCACAATGCCATGAGCACGTGAATCAGAACGCGGCTCCTGATGTGATCCACACCCCCAATCGACTAGACTTGGGGCGCCAAAATCGACGAGAAAAATTTGCGCAACAACGACAGGCCGAGACCGACGTCGGCAAAGGATTTTGGCAGGATTACTTGGGCCATTTTCAGTCGGTGGCGCAATGCCGGGATTATGTGAAACTCCTGGACCATGTGTTTCATGCCTTAGGCCCCATCGCACCTGGCCAACGGTTTCTGGATGCCGGCTGTGGAAATGGCAATGCAGGGTTATATTTTTTGGATAGGCTTTCCGCCACCATTTCCAGTGGGATCCCGTACCGAGAGAAGTCCATTCAGTATGTGGGGATTGATGTCGTTCCTGACGCCTTGAAACGGGCTAACAAAGCGATGCTTGCCGCCGACACAGAATGGCAACATGGCATGACCTCTCCGACGCCCTTCGTCACGAAGGCATGGGCGCAGGTAGATTTAGGTCAGCCACTCCCCTTTCCAGACAACCGATTCGACCGGATTGTTTCTAATCTGGTGATTGGATATGTCCCGGATCCGGGCGCTACCTTACGAGAACTGTATCGTGTTCTCGCTCCAGGGGGACGAATCGTTATTTCCAATTTAAAACCCAATGGTGACTTTTCCGGCATTTACCAGAATCTGGTCAGTAGTGCTGCTCTCCCACAACAACGAGAGGAAGCACGGGATCTCTTAAATAATTACGGGAAAATCCGACAGGCCGAAAAAGAAGGGCAATTTTGTTTTTATGATCAAACCCAATGGGAATCCATCGTTGCCACCTTGGGCTGTACGAATGGGGGTATTTTTTCAACTTTTGCAGGACAAGCGTATCTGGTTGTTTTAGACAAACCTATTGTCTGCACGCAGGCGAAAAGGCCCATTATCCAGGATGCAGAACCATACCCCACACGGAACCAGCGGACAGGACTTCTGAAGCAAGTGGCATAGGATGGTCCCTTTCTATCTCTAAATATTTTTCAAGAGGAACGCATGGCATGAATGGGACATCAAGATGACAATGACTGAGCATGGATGGCTCAGAAAAGTGTCGTTCACGGAGGCACAAGAGGAGGTATCCACCGACCTTCAGGGACTTAACTCTTTTGACTTCTGCCTGCATTTATTGTCCAATAGGCTTTCAAAGATGTCAGAGTCTATGATGTAGTGTGATCTCTCTTCTGTCATTGTTTTAGACGTGAATTTTTACGCCTTCAGCGGACTCCTGAATGGTCTGGCCGCCACAGCCTCCGGCCTTATTGTCTATGCCAAAAATCCTCACAGCTCCAAACATCAGGCCTATGCCCTGTATTGTTTGGCTGCCGCCATTTGGGGATATGGGTATTGCGCATGGCACCTTTCCTCAACGCACGATCTCGCCCTTCTCTTTGTTCGCTTGTTAATGGCCGGAGCCATTTTTCTTCCGCCAGCCTATCTGTGGCATGTCCTGACCTTATTGGATGATGTGGAAGCCAACAGATGGGTTATTCGTCTTGGATGGGGCGCTAGTTGTATTTATTTCGGCGCGAATTTTACCACCTATTTCGTGGCTGATGTCCATCATGTCGGGGATTTTCCATTTTGGCCGCAACCCGGTCCATTTTTCCATATCTATCTCCTGGGGTTTGGCCTATCGACTATTTATGGAACGTGGCTGCTTTATCGTGGAGCACGGACCAGAACCGGGCTTGAACGTTCACGATTTTTCCTTCTCACCATCGGATCAGTCATTGCCTACTTAGGGGGAATGACGACTTTTCCGCTCTGGTATGGAATTGAAATTCCACCGTACGGCACAATCCTACTGACGGTCTATACGTCGGTTGTCGCCTACACGCTCCTACGATACAGGCTCATGGATCTCGGGACGGCTGTTGAACGAAGCATTACTGGAGGCCTCCTATTAGCACTCGTGGCTTTTCCTGCCTATCCGATCCTCCTCCTGGGCCAGAGTCTGTATTTTGGGCAAATTAATATCGCCTATTCTTTTGTGGAACTGAGCGTGTTGCTCATCTTAGTGCTTGGAGCGTCCTCCTTGAAGCGGGAAGCAAAAACATTAATTACGAAATCACTGTTCAAGGAACGATATAATCGACATGAAACGGTGGTACATTTCTCTAAGTCCCTCCTCTCCATATTGGAATTAAAAGATTTGACGGCGACTATCGTGGAATCCATTTGTCCCACATTAGGATTGCAGTGGGGAGTGTTATATTTACGAAGTTCCAGTAGTCAGGATTATCGTCCAGTATCCAGCTTTGGAAAATCCACCACAGATTTTCCAATCCTCCATTTGCATAAAACTCCTACGTTGCTAGAAATGTGGAGACAGGGCACGTCCTGTTTTGTCATCCATGAATTGCAACTCTCTACCATCAACTCCGACTCTGAAGCCGTCATTGCGCAGCTCGCTCATATTGGAACAGAAGTGTGTTTGCCCTTGGTTAACAAAACACGGCTCTTAGGTTTTTGTGTGTTTGGACCTAATACGAAAAGTGGAGGAGGGTATACCACCCAGGATTTGGATTTATTGACAACCTTATCCCAAGAAGCATCCGTGGCGTTAGACAATGCCTTGCTCTATGAAGAGCTCAAGCGTTCCCAATCGTTAGTACGTCGAACTGATCGCCTTCGTTCTCTGGAGACCATGGCCGGTGGATTGGCTCACGAAATTAGAAATCCATTGACGTCGATTAAAGCCTTTGTGGATCTGGCACCTGAACGAAAGGATGATGAACAATTTCTGGTTCGATTCAGTAAGGTCGTCAAAGAAGATGTCTTTCGCATTGAGCGGCTCACGCGAGAGATCTTGGATTATGCTAAACCGATGGAGCCGTTTCTCAAAGAAGAAGATCTCAATGATATTGTAGAATCCTGTCTGTATACTCTTAGAATTCGACCCTCTCATGAATTAATTGTCGTCGAAACAGATTTGGCTAACGGATTGCCAAGGGTATTTGCCGATCGGCAGCAATTGAAGCAGGTATTTCTCAATCTGTTGTTTAATGCCGTGGAAGCCATGCTCCCAGAAGGTGGGGTGTTAACGGTGCGCACTCGAAAGATTGGTTCAGGTATGGCGCAGGATTGGGTGCAGGTGGATATTCACGATACTGGAAAGGGAATAAACCCTGAAGATATCGAGCATATATTTGATCCATTTTTCACCACAAAACACTTAAGTCAGGAACATGAGGGAACCGGCCTGGGATTGGCCATTGCCCATCAAATCATTCAAGAGCATCGCGGAAGCATTGAGGTCCAAAGTGTGCGAGGCGGGGGAACCACGTTTCTCGTGAATCTCCCCAGTTCTCTAGCCCCCACATCAGTTTCTCCAGCCCAGAGTCTGTCGCCCGAGTCTGACCACCCCACTCTCGATTGACCCACCCTGTGCCGTTCGCTCCATGTGGTCTTCACACCACAAGCGGTAATCCCTTAAAAGCCAAAAGAGAGAAGGCTTCTGAATAAGATATTCAGACAGGGGGACAGGTAATGGCGGCTTGAGAAGCCATACAGAGCGGTCATCTAGCATGCGGAAGGCGTCCTTCAATCAATTGCCCCTCCCAATCTCCGGTTCCCTTTTTCAGATGAAGAACCCGGGAGCGAGTGAGGCCAGCCCTTTGAAGCCACTCCCGAACATCTCGCACGGAATAGGTGTTTCCCCGCTGGGTATAGAGCAACATGGAGACCGCAAAGAGATTGGCTTCAAGTGGCTGAAGTTCGTTCGAATCCTGCAAAAAGGTATCTTGAATGAGCAACCGTCCACCAGGATTGAGAATTCGTTTAATTTTTTTGAAAATTCTGAGATTGTCTGCAGGAGAATAGATATGGAGCACATTGGAATACCAGACAACATCATAGGTGCCTGAAATGGGTGCTGTTAAAAAATCACCAGCTTGATAGGTCAAGCGGTTTCCCGAAGAGGACTGTTCCGCCAGCATACGCGCCACGTCCAGAGCGGCAGACCGATCCATCACTGTAGCGTGAAGTGTTGGATTCTTGGCTAAAAAGGCCAGAGCATAGGTGCCAGGTCCCCCGCCTAAATCCAGTAGAGTGCGATGCGCCTTCAACGAAATCTGTTGGGCAACCTCCCTGGCCGGTTGGATCGACCGGTGATGCATGGCCCAGGAAAATGACCGTCGATATTCCGTGGTTTCCGGTTCCTGGCTGTCCAATGGCTGACCGACACGTATCACTTCCGTTAACCTAGACCATTCGCTCCATTGACGCTGCATGAGCACTAGATAATCTCCCCGAAAGTCCGGTCTTGATTCTTGGAGGTAACGTTTGGAAAACGGAGTCAGACGGTATCCTGACTGTGATTTGACTAATAACCCAACACTGGCAAGATTCCGGCACAAGATTGCGAGTCCACGTTGGCTCACCCGCACTCGTTTGGCTAACTCTGGAATCGTCCAATCCCGATCTTCCATCTTCGTAAATAAATTCAGATCTAATGCCGAAAAAATAATTCTTGGCAATCGAAAGGCATAGATGGCCTCTCGAAATTGCTTAAAGGATTTGATGGAACTTGCGATCGGTTTCACGATGATCTGGAAAATCTAAGTGAGTATTTCGATGTGGGAATCGGACCTGTAATTAGCGAGTTGAGAACCAAGTCTGGCAGGTCTTGATTTGTTGATGGAGGTCAGCAAGGTCACCGAAGTCGACCGGGCGTTCATAGTAGGCGGCAACATGCGACTCATTCATCTCAATTCGTTCGGTGAAACCGAGACGCATGAGTTTTGGCCGGTATTTGGAAACAGTTTGTTGCAAGTAAAATTTGGCTTGTTTCGCAAGCTCGTCGGTTCCCAAATCTTCTGGCGTCCCATCCGACAGCATGCTTTTCATATCCTCCAGATCGTATCCCGCCATACACACCAGCTTGCCATCGGCGGTGATTTCAAGTAACCAGTCTTCGTCCGGTAAGGGAAGGGTTAAGGCTTCCATAGAATCGATATCCATCCACCCGTGAATTTCATCCACAAGATACATTCTGGCCTCAGGCCATAGAATTGAAGGGGTGCAGGACTCACTCATGCGTTGTTCCAGTTCGGGCGCTCAGCTGGGATTCTAAAACCTGTAAGCGCCGTGTATTTTCGTCGAGTTTCGGCAGTTGATATTTTTGGTCTATGCGTACAACTTTTCGTAAGTATTGCACGGCCTGACTCCATTGCCCTTGGGCTTCATGGCAACTGGCCAGAACATACCAGGCACCGCCCATTCGCAGTTCATCTTTCAACCGTCTGGCAACATCCAGGCTGGTCAAGGTACAGGATTGCGCTTCTTCAAATCGTCGTTGACTTAAATACAACCGTGCCATCATACGAAAGACATCGGACTGTCCAGCTTCATTCCCGACCCGGCGCATCAAGATTAAGGATTCCTGATAATAGGCGAGTGCATCCTCTTCCTTGCCCGTTTCCCTCGCGACTAATCCCAAATCAGAGAGTAAAACCGCCTTTCCGGCATAGTCGGACAAATGATTCATTAAATCCAAAGCTTCTAGATAATACGCCCGGGCGCGTTCCCATTCGCCGGCATCGGCCGAAAGGTTCCCCAAATTGGCTAAAGTCGTACTAATCCCCCGTTCATCACCCAGAATTTTTTGAAGCTCTAACACCTCACTATAATAGGCTCTGGCTTGTTCCCGGCGACCACTCACGGCGCAAATATTACCCAAATTGCCCAATGTCGTGGCCAATGACCGTTGGTCTCCATTTTGACGATCAACTTCCAGAGCTTGCGCATAACATTGAAAAGCTTCTGTATAAAAGCCTTTGGAAAAGTGGCGATTGCCTAAGGAGTTGAGATTGGCGGATTGAGACCAAGCCATGAATCCTCACGTCTGGTCACAGTGCGGATGAAAAACCTTACAGGCCATTATCAGGGTTTCGATTCATTCATTTTCCAGTAAACCTTCAAGTGCGGACTTGGCTCCGGTGAGCAGGGATGTGCCATCTCCAACTAGAAGGCTATTAAAGTTATACTTTAATAATCGACGGAGATTGTCGCGGGCTTGAAGAATATTATTATATTTTTCCGAAGGCAGCAGCCGCAGTGAACCTGGAGGATCTCCAATGATCGCATCTCCCACAATAAGTACTCCCTGACCCTGCTGCAAAAATAAGGCACTTTCTCCCGGAGATTTTTGATGCGAAAGCTGAACAACCCAAATCCCCCCTGGAAGCAATTCCCCATCCTTAAAGGTCTTATCAATGGGAAGAGTCATCTCTTTAGCATCTAATTCCGGGGCCATCACCTGACAGTTAAAGATTTCCCGGAAATTGGCCGCTTCTCGTCCATGGTCTCGATTGGTCAAGATAATATAATCTAGCCCACCTCCCCGCTGCGTGATGGCCCTATCACTGGCATTCATGGGAGGTGGGTCAACTACTATTCGATGCTCCCCCACGGCCAATAAATGACCGTTAAAATTAATTTGTTTTTCCTCAGAAAACCAGGACCATTCAGAAATATTGGGCAGAATGGTTTTCATAAGGTTTCCAGAGTTTCTTGGAGAAGGGCTGTGGTTTTGGCTTGAACGGCCGGTTCTTCTGGAAGATCCAACATGTCATCCTCGTGGACCGTAATAAATTTACGATTGGATCCTTTGGTAAGAGAAATGAGTAAAAGACTGCGCGAAGGAGTGGTCGGAATGACGACCTCAACGGCCGCATCAAGGGATTTCACGATCTCAAGAAATCTTTGTTTCCCGTTTTCTAGTTCGTCCATAGTGCCCTAACATTCGGGTTAAGAATGCGTGAGAGGAGTCATCAGCCTACATAGTCGAGCGAATAGGCCGTGCCTCCAACAATTTCTCTACTTCCTGAAGAATCGCTTCATGCCCAGCTAATGTGCCGTCAGTAAAGAAATTCCCCACACGCTGCCAACGAATTAGGCCATTTTGATCAATGACGTACACATTGGGAATAAATTTTCCCCCGCCATAGAGTTTGTCCGTCTTCTTTTCGGGGTCTAAAAGATAGGGATATGTAATCTTCAACGGGAACCCTTGTAGAAATTCCCTGACATCGGCAAGGGAATCTCCAGATGAATTGACTCCAATCACCGCAACAGGCTTGTCTTTGGTGGCATCATGTACCCTCTGGAGATTGGTACTTTGGATTAAACACGGCTCGCAAATATGAAAGAGTCCCAGAACCACCACCTTACCCTTAAACTGGTCAAGGGAGAGAGGTCGTCCATCCAGACCTGTCAGGGAGAAATTAGGAGCGGACTCCCCGACTTTAAAAAAACTTCCCGCCTGTGCGATAAAACCAGTGCTCAGTATTAAGATAACTATGATCAATACCTGAAGATTATTCCTTTTCATAGGCTCCTCCTGTTCATGATGCCTCCTAAGGCATATAATCAGAGATTTAACCTTTACATCTTCTAAAAGCCTACCACACGAATTTTTGGGGCGGCAACAAAACGAAAATACATTTAAGAGCGAGAGAGTTGATCCGGTTCGAATAATCCGAGTTGTAATTGCTCGGCTTTGGTCAACATGATGGGATAATTATCCGTAAAACAGGCATTGCAATAATGATGGGAAAAGCCGGGAGCCATTGCCAACATACCTTCTAGGCTAAGGTACCCTAAACTATCGGCCGTCACATAACGACGAATTTCTTCAATGTTGAGATTTGATCCTATGAGTTCTTTTTGGGTCGGCGTATCAATTCCATAATAACATGGGGCAATGACCGGTGGGGAACTGATACGCAGATGAATTTCCCGAGCGCCGGCCTGTCGAAGCATTTTGACAATCTTCCGACTGGTGGTGCCTCGAACAAGGGAGTCATCCACAACCACAATCCGTTTCCCTTCCAGGACCTCCGGGACCGGATTCAGTTTCAACTTTACGCCAAAATGGCGGATGGCTTGTTGCGGCTCAATGAAGGTTCGTCCCACATAGTGATTTCGGGTTAGTCCGATCTCAAACGGCAACCCCATCCCTTCAGCATAGCCCAGGGCTGCGGGAACACCGGAATCCGGAACAGGAATGACCATGTCTGCGTCCGCTGGACATTCCTTAGCCAATTGACGACCAAAGGCTTTACGAACCGGATACACGGCATTCGGGCCAAAAATTTTCGAATCCGGTCTCGCAAAATAGACATATTCAAATACACACTGGGCGCGCGAGCGCTCGAGAAACGGATGATAGGAAGTTAATTCTGTACCCTGAATGACAATAATTTCTCCCGGTTCAACTTCACGGACAAACTTGGCATCAATCAGATCGAAGGCGCACGTCTCGGATGCCACGACCCAACTGTTTTTATACCGCCCTAAACACAGCGGGCGAAATCCAAACGGATCGCGGGCGGCGATTAATTGATCATCCGTTAGCAGCACCAATGAAAAAGCTCCACGAACCAGACTTAATGCGTCAATCACCCGATTCACAATCGTATCGCCCTTGGAGTGAGCAATCAGATGAATGATGACCTCGCTGTCGGAGTCCGATTGAAAAATAGCCCCATAGGCCTCGAGTTCACCGCGAAGCACCCCGGCGTTCACTAAATTCCCATTGTGAGCCAAGGCCAAATTGCCAAAAGCGAAATTAACGGACAAAGGTTGAACGTTTTGCAACTGTCCACTGCCTGCCGTAGAGTATCGGTTATGCCCGATTGCCTTGGTTCCCGGAAGTTCGCGTAAGGTTTTTTTTGAATAAATATCAGCAACGAGACCTAGGCCTTTTTTTTGAAAGAATTGCTCTCCATCCGAAGACACAATACCGGAGCCTTCCTGCCCCCGATGTTGTAGGGCATAGAGTCCCAGGTACGTCAGATTCGCAGCTTCTTTCGATCCCGCAATTCCGAAGACAGCACATTCTTCATGAAACCCGTCCTGGGAAGGCATGGACTGTACCATTGGTAACTTCCTCATGATGTCCACCAATAGGCCAGATCATCTTGAGCCACCACAAAAGCTGACCGATTTAAATAATAGGAATAACCAATCCTACTCACCATGCTTCGGCTCCAAATTGTCGTGCAAGAGCATGATGCCATTGGTCTGACATTTCAGAAATGGGCAGGCTTATCTGACATACTGGCCGGTCATGAGGTCCGCGAACAGTAATGTCCATATTTCCTTGAGTGACTTGGCCTAATTCGGTGCATGGCATGCCTGAGCCTTCAACGAGTTCTTTCAACGGCTTGACATGCTCAGGTTTGACCGAGACGACAACCCGTGAAGGACTTTCTCCAAAAAGTAGAGCATCAAGACGCAACCGATCTTGAGTCAGTATAACAGTTGCTCCAAATTGCGCGGAAGGATGGGTCAGACAGCATTCGGCTAAAGTCACGAGTAAGCCACCTTCTGAGCAATCATGCGCTGACTGGACAAACCTCTTTTTGATTAAGCTGAGTAGGAAGGGATAGAGAGCCTTTTCTCGATCCAAATCCAACCAAGGAGGATTGCCTTGTTCGCGAGAATGAATGACCTTGAGATATTCCGTCCCGCCTAAGTCCTCTTTCGTCTCCCCCAACAGGAAAATGTGATCGCCTGATTGTTTGAACCATTGAGTAGTAATGTCTTCCGGGCGCTCAATCAGTCCCACCATTCCCAAAATCGGTGTTGGGTAAATGGACACGCCATTCGTCTCGTTATAAAAGCTCACATTTCCACTGACGACAGGAATTTGGAATGTTCGACAAGCATCGGCGATCCCTTCGACCGCCATGATGAATTGCCACATAATGTCGGGACGCTCCGGGTTGCCGAAATTTAGGCAGTCGGTCACTCCGATCGGTTGGGCACCCGCACAGACCAAATTTCTCGCGGCTTCAGCCACGGCTAATCCTCCTCCCAAATAGGGATTCAGCAGGCAGTATCGGCTATTGCCATCCGTCGTCATGGCCAAGGCTTTCGTGGTCCCTTTAATGCGGATCACTGCGGAGTCGGAACCGGGACAGACCACGGTGTTGGTACCCACCATATAATCGTATTGCCGAAAAACCCAACGTTTGCTCGCAATAGTGGGTGAAGCTAATAATTTCAATAGCACCTCGGCAGGATTTTTGACATCTG
It encodes:
- a CDS encoding TlpA family protein disulfide reductase, with translation MKRNNLQVLIIVILILSTGFIAQAGSFFKVGESAPNFSLTGLDGRPLSLDQFKGKVVVLGLFHICEPCLIQSTNLQRVHDATKDKPVAVIGVNSSGDSLADVREFLQGFPLKITYPYLLDPEKKTDKLYGGGKFIPNVYVIDQNGLIRWQRVGNFFTDGTLAGHEAILQEVEKLLEARPIRSTM
- a CDS encoding tetratricopeptide repeat protein, with amino-acid sequence MAWSQSANLNSLGNRHFSKGFYTEAFQCYAQALEVDRQNGDQRSLATTLGNLGNICAVSGRREQARAYYSEVLELQKILGDERGISTTLANLGNLSADAGEWERARAYYLEALDLMNHLSDYAGKAVLLSDLGLVARETGKEEDALAYYQESLILMRRVGNEAGQSDVFRMMARLYLSQRRFEEAQSCTLTSLDVARRLKDELRMGGAWYVLASCHEAQGQWSQAVQYLRKVVRIDQKYQLPKLDENTRRLQVLESQLSARTGTTHE
- a CDS encoding GAF domain-containing protein; translated protein: MNFYAFSGLLNGLAATASGLIVYAKNPHSSKHQAYALYCLAAAIWGYGYCAWHLSSTHDLALLFVRLLMAGAIFLPPAYLWHVLTLLDDVEANRWVIRLGWGASCIYFGANFTTYFVADVHHVGDFPFWPQPGPFFHIYLLGFGLSTIYGTWLLYRGARTRTGLERSRFFLLTIGSVIAYLGGMTTFPLWYGIEIPPYGTILLTVYTSVVAYTLLRYRLMDLGTAVERSITGGLLLALVAFPAYPILLLGQSLYFGQINIAYSFVELSVLLILVLGASSLKREAKTLITKSLFKERYNRHETVVHFSKSLLSILELKDLTATIVESICPTLGLQWGVLYLRSSSSQDYRPVSSFGKSTTDFPILHLHKTPTLLEMWRQGTSCFVIHELQLSTINSDSEAVIAQLAHIGTEVCLPLVNKTRLLGFCVFGPNTKSGGGYTTQDLDLLTTLSQEASVALDNALLYEELKRSQSLVRRTDRLRSLETMAGGLAHEIRNPLTSIKAFVDLAPERKDDEQFLVRFSKVVKEDVFRIERLTREILDYAKPMEPFLKEEDLNDIVESCLYTLRIRPSHELIVVETDLANGLPRVFADRQQLKQVFLNLLFNAVEAMLPEGGVLTVRTRKIGSGMAQDWVQVDIHDTGKGINPEDIEHIFDPFFTTKHLSQEHEGTGLGLAIAHQIIQEHRGSIEVQSVRGGGTTFLVNLPSSLAPTSVSPAQSLSPESDHPTLD
- a CDS encoding methyltransferase domain-containing protein, producing MKNGPLILQKTGVSSSRLTIKKGNGQRISAYHDQPMEENSTEGPVVVLAPGYGETKRDYLTLAYYFASNGFHVVRYDHTNHIGESDGLHYQISLSSMKDDFQTVTRYVRATWPHAAIIGVAASLASRVALKAEAECPSLSLLIMLMSIVNVQRSAATVHQEDLFAAYGNEQCPDSANFLGFNVGNQFLGDALANKFVTLEDTLIDAESLTSPVILVSAEKDAWVAPDDLHAFRNALGRRLEHWMVVPDALHRLQENPKRARETYRQLIAQCHEHVNQNAAPDVIHTPNRLDLGRQNRREKFAQQRQAETDVGKGFWQDYLGHFQSVAQCRDYVKLLDHVFHALGPIAPGQRFLDAGCGNGNAGLYFLDRLSATISSGIPYREKSIQYVGIDVVPDALKRANKAMLAADTEWQHGMTSPTPFVTKAWAQVDLGQPLPFPDNRFDRIVSNLVIGYVPDPGATLRELYRVLAPGGRIVISNLKPNGDFSGIYQNLVSSAALPQQREEARDLLNNYGKIRQAEKEGQFCFYDQTQWESIVATLGCTNGGIFSTFAGQAYLVVLDKPIVCTQAKRPIIQDAEPYPTRNQRTGLLKQVA
- a CDS encoding methyltransferase domain-containing protein, encoding MKPIASSIKSFKQFREAIYAFRLPRIIFSALDLNLFTKMEDRDWTIPELAKRVRVSQRGLAILCRNLASVGLLVKSQSGYRLTPFSKRYLQESRPDFRGDYLVLMQRQWSEWSRLTEVIRVGQPLDSQEPETTEYRRSFSWAMHHRSIQPAREVAQQISLKAHRTLLDLGGGPGTYALAFLAKNPTLHATVMDRSAALDVARMLAEQSSSGNRLTYQAGDFLTAPISGTYDVVWYSNVLHIYSPADNLRIFKKIKRILNPGGRLLIQDTFLQDSNELQPLEANLFAVSMLLYTQRGNTYSVRDVREWLQRAGLTRSRVLHLKKGTGDWEGQLIEGRLPHAR
- a CDS encoding amidophosphoribosyltransferase; the encoded protein is MPSQDGFHEECAVFGIAGSKEAANLTYLGLYALQHRGQEGSGIVSSDGEQFFQKKGLGLVADIYSKKTLRELPGTKAIGHNRYSTAGSGQLQNVQPLSVNFAFGNLALAHNGNLVNAGVLRGELEAYGAIFQSDSDSEVIIHLIAHSKGDTIVNRVIDALSLVRGAFSLVLLTDDQLIAARDPFGFRPLCLGRYKNSWVVASETCAFDLIDAKFVREVEPGEIIVIQGTELTSYHPFLERSRAQCVFEYVYFARPDSKIFGPNAVYPVRKAFGRQLAKECPADADMVIPVPDSGVPAALGYAEGMGLPFEIGLTRNHYVGRTFIEPQQAIRHFGVKLKLNPVPEVLEGKRIVVVDDSLVRGTTSRKIVKMLRQAGAREIHLRISSPPVIAPCYYGIDTPTQKELIGSNLNIEEIRRYVTADSLGYLSLEGMLAMAPGFSHHYCNACFTDNYPIMLTKAEQLQLGLFEPDQLSRS